In a genomic window of Mycolicibacter heraklionensis:
- a CDS encoding GntR family transcriptional regulator, translated as MAEARVASQPIRRADRARQVADVLRHQIHAGAYDEGLPGEPELATEFVVSRNIVREALAALKAEGLIHRGPRTGTHVAQHKYDHGLDALRGLQETFDAQEVRNEVRVATTVGAPPSVARRLGLGVGAQVVFVERLRYLGDVPLSLDQTYLAPDIGAAVLAHPLESTDVFPLIEQISGQRLGDATLALEAIPADPHTAAILQLPGGAALLMLERLTSLEDGRPVDLEYIRMRGDRVTMRGTLTRSYP; from the coding sequence ATGGCCGAAGCCCGCGTCGCATCGCAGCCGATTCGCCGCGCGGACCGGGCGCGGCAGGTCGCCGACGTGCTGCGCCATCAGATCCACGCCGGCGCCTACGACGAGGGATTGCCCGGCGAACCGGAACTGGCCACTGAGTTCGTCGTCTCCCGCAATATCGTTCGCGAGGCACTGGCCGCCCTGAAGGCCGAAGGGCTGATCCACCGCGGGCCGAGAACGGGCACCCATGTGGCGCAGCACAAATACGACCACGGACTTGACGCCCTGCGCGGCCTGCAGGAGACCTTCGATGCTCAAGAAGTGCGCAACGAAGTGCGGGTGGCGACGACGGTGGGCGCCCCGCCGTCGGTCGCCCGGCGGCTGGGACTCGGTGTCGGCGCCCAGGTGGTCTTCGTCGAACGGCTGCGCTACCTGGGTGATGTGCCGCTGAGCCTGGACCAGACCTATCTGGCGCCCGATATCGGTGCGGCCGTACTTGCCCATCCGCTGGAGTCCACCGACGTGTTTCCGTTGATCGAACAGATCAGCGGGCAACGCCTGGGCGACGCGACTTTGGCGCTGGAGGCGATTCCGGCCGACCCGCACACCGCGGCGATCCTGCAGCTTCCCGGCGGCGCGGCGCTGCTGATGCTGGAACGGCTCACCAGCCTGGAGGACGGCCGGCCCGTGGATCTCGAATACATCCGGATGCGCGGTGACCGCGTCACCATGCGCGGCACCCTGACAAGGAGCTATCCATGA
- a CDS encoding aminotransferase class I/II-fold pyridoxal phosphate-dependent enzyme, whose product MGEGWDAPNRRLRVSALAAVANPSYSRLDTWNLLDDACRQLAEVNRAGLDTTHEAARVKRLLDRLGAYERYWLFPGAANLAAFRGYLESMATVSLSERVSLVVRLLSDYGDRAALFDLGLPLSEQELVAQARQQQFYTVLLADDSPADVPESLVESLRRLRSPDDDVQIELLVVSSVEDAVTAVALNGEIQAAIVRHDLPLRSRDRVPLMTTLLGADDDPTNVGSGRDAIECGEWMRLLRPHIDLYLLTDESIAADTADEPDVYDRSFYRLNDVTDLHSTVLAGIRKRYATPFFDALRAYAAEPVGQFHALPVARGASIFNSRSLQDMGEFYGRNIFMAETSSTSGGLDSLLDPHGTIRVAMNKAAKTWNADHTYFVTNGTSTANKIVVQALTRPGDIVLIDRNCHKSHHYGLVLAGAYPLYLDAYPLAPFAIYGAVALRTIKRALLDLEAAGQLHRVRMLLLTNCTFDGVVYNPRRVMEEILAIKPDICFLWDEAWYAFATAVPWARQRTAMVAAEGLEATLGSAHYAQEYQAWHDSMEGIDRDQWSEHRLLPHPSARVRVYATHSTHKSLSALRQASMIHVRDQDFNALARESFAEAFLTHTSTSPNQQLLASLDLARRQVDIEGFDMVRRVYDMALVFRHRVRKDRLIGKWFHILDESDLVPDRFRESTVSSYREVRQGALEEWNEAWRSDEFVLDPTRVTLYVGKTGMSGYDFREKILMQRFGIQINKTSINSVLLIFTIGVTWSSVHYLLDALRRVAGELDRAWNAASTDDRALQRRRVTEITEDLPPLPDFSAFAPAFRPGGTSPIGDMRAAFYGGYEEADREHVLLGDAGRRVADGKTLVSTTFVVPYPPGFPVLVPGQVISKEILYFLAELDVKEIHGYNPELGLAVFTPEALARYAREPGVAD is encoded by the coding sequence ATGGGCGAGGGCTGGGACGCACCGAATCGGAGACTGCGGGTATCGGCGTTGGCGGCGGTGGCCAACCCGTCGTATTCGCGTCTCGATACCTGGAACCTGCTCGACGACGCCTGCCGGCAACTGGCCGAGGTCAACCGGGCCGGCCTGGACACCACCCACGAAGCCGCGCGGGTGAAACGCCTGCTCGACCGGCTCGGCGCCTACGAGCGGTACTGGCTGTTCCCCGGCGCGGCCAACCTGGCGGCCTTCCGCGGCTACCTGGAGTCGATGGCGACGGTGTCGCTGTCCGAGCGGGTGTCGCTGGTGGTGCGGTTGCTGTCGGACTACGGTGACCGGGCGGCGCTGTTCGATCTCGGCTTGCCGCTGTCTGAACAGGAACTGGTGGCCCAGGCTCGGCAACAGCAGTTCTATACCGTGCTGCTGGCCGACGACTCGCCGGCGGATGTGCCCGAGAGCCTGGTGGAAAGCCTGCGCCGGCTGCGCAGCCCCGATGACGACGTGCAGATCGAACTGCTCGTGGTGTCCAGCGTCGAGGACGCCGTCACCGCCGTCGCGCTCAACGGTGAGATTCAGGCCGCGATCGTGCGGCACGACCTGCCGCTGCGGTCACGCGACCGGGTGCCGCTGATGACCACCCTGTTGGGTGCCGACGACGACCCGACGAACGTCGGCAGCGGCCGCGACGCCATCGAATGCGGCGAGTGGATGCGTCTGCTGCGACCGCACATCGACCTCTACCTGCTCACCGACGAATCGATCGCCGCCGACACCGCAGACGAGCCGGACGTCTATGACCGAAGTTTCTATCGGCTCAACGACGTCACCGACCTGCACAGCACCGTGCTGGCCGGTATCCGGAAGCGCTACGCCACACCGTTCTTCGATGCGCTGCGCGCCTACGCGGCCGAGCCGGTGGGGCAGTTTCACGCGCTTCCGGTGGCGCGCGGCGCCAGCATCTTCAACTCCCGTTCGCTGCAAGACATGGGAGAGTTCTACGGCCGCAACATCTTTATGGCCGAGACCTCGTCCACGTCCGGCGGCCTCGACTCGTTGCTCGACCCGCACGGCACCATCCGAGTGGCGATGAACAAGGCCGCCAAGACCTGGAACGCCGACCACACCTATTTCGTCACCAACGGCACCTCGACTGCCAACAAGATCGTCGTGCAGGCCCTGACCCGGCCCGGCGACATCGTGCTGATCGACCGGAACTGCCACAAGTCGCACCACTACGGGCTGGTGCTGGCCGGTGCCTACCCGCTGTACCTGGATGCCTACCCACTGGCGCCGTTCGCGATCTACGGGGCGGTGGCACTGCGCACCATCAAACGTGCCCTGCTCGACCTGGAGGCCGCCGGCCAGCTGCACCGGGTCCGGATGCTGTTGCTGACCAACTGCACATTCGACGGAGTCGTCTACAACCCCCGCCGGGTCATGGAGGAAATCCTGGCGATCAAGCCGGACATCTGCTTTTTGTGGGATGAGGCGTGGTACGCGTTTGCGACCGCGGTGCCGTGGGCCCGGCAGCGCACCGCGATGGTCGCGGCCGAAGGGCTGGAGGCCACGCTGGGCTCGGCCCACTATGCCCAGGAATATCAGGCGTGGCACGACAGCATGGAAGGCATCGATCGCGACCAGTGGAGCGAGCACCGCCTGCTGCCGCACCCGTCGGCGCGGGTGCGGGTGTATGCCACTCACTCGACCCACAAGTCGCTGTCGGCGCTGCGGCAGGCCTCGATGATCCACGTCCGGGATCAGGACTTCAACGCGCTGGCCCGGGAGTCGTTCGCCGAGGCGTTTCTGACCCACACCTCGACCTCGCCGAACCAGCAGCTGCTCGCCTCCCTGGACCTGGCCCGCCGGCAGGTGGACATCGAAGGCTTCGACATGGTCCGGCGGGTCTACGACATGGCCTTGGTGTTTCGCCACCGGGTCCGCAAGGACCGGCTGATCGGCAAGTGGTTCCACATCCTCGACGAGAGCGATCTGGTGCCCGACCGATTCCGGGAGTCGACGGTCAGCTCCTACCGGGAGGTGCGTCAGGGCGCGCTGGAGGAGTGGAACGAGGCCTGGCGGTCCGACGAGTTCGTGCTCGACCCGACCCGGGTCACCCTGTATGTCGGTAAGACCGGGATGAGCGGCTACGACTTCCGCGAGAAGATCTTGATGCAGCGGTTCGGAATTCAGATCAACAAGACGTCGATCAACTCGGTGCTGTTGATATTCACCATCGGCGTCACCTGGTCCAGCGTGCACTACCTGCTCGACGCGCTGCGCCGGGTCGCCGGCGAACTGGACCGCGCCTGGAATGCGGCCAGCACCGACGACCGCGCGCTGCAGCGCCGCCGGGTCACCGAGATCACCGAGGACCTGCCGCCGCTGCCCGACTTCAGCGCGTTCGCGCCGGCGTTCCGTCCGGGCGGCACCAGCCCGATCGGCGACATGCGTGCCGCGTTCTACGGCGGTTACGAGGAGGCCGACCGCGAGCACGTGCTGCTGGGGGACGCCGGCCGCCGGGTCGCCGACGGTAAGACCCTGGTCTCGACCACCTTCGTCGTGCCATACCCGCCCGGCTTCCCGGTGCTGGTTCCCGGTCAGGTGATCTCCAAGGAGATCTTGTACTTCCTGGCCGAACTCGACGTGAAAGAGATCCACGGCTACAACCCCGAACTGGGGCTGGCCGTGTTCACTCCGGAGGCCCTGGCCCGCTATGCCCGGGAACCCGGCGTCGCCGATTAG
- a CDS encoding 4Fe-4S dicluster domain-containing protein gives MTLVNGRADVPVTIDESLCISGCTLCVDICPLDSLAINPDNGKAFMHVDECWYCGPCAARCPTGAVTVNMPYLIR, from the coding sequence ATGACACTGGTCAACGGCCGTGCCGACGTCCCCGTGACGATCGACGAATCACTGTGCATCTCCGGCTGCACGCTGTGCGTCGACATCTGTCCGCTGGATTCCCTGGCGATCAACCCGGACAACGGCAAGGCCTTCATGCACGTCGACGAATGCTGGTACTGCGGACCGTGCGCCGCACGCTGTCCGACCGGTGCTGTCACCGTCAACATGCCCTATCTCATTCGCTGA